One window from the genome of Calliopsis andreniformis isolate RMS-2024a chromosome 12, iyCalAndr_principal, whole genome shotgun sequence encodes:
- the LOC143185972 gene encoding uncharacterized protein LOC143185972, with protein MKYNYKPSLKELRFSLRHRSKEYLLENTLHGVPYFIDSTRPKWERITWLLLTVASIVATAVVIVVIWGKFQTEPTITGLDIMTEYIDIEFPKIFLCSNWPQLNYSHLHKSEMFMYEELYNWTWEKDVDFESFEAEYKHKNNFRSTFELMAPDCNNLISSCAYRLYFTQSADWSPKPDERPATIVYFSMDIEFIVDVTYTTPDIQYLTLRQRECYFKQEGVTLHNCEVKCLIDKLLVHCNCLPWFLSSTNEKECPISKYSCLNHVSTDTDKCNCWISCDHTSYSIKGVKKSNTNTTRVILRNWPTALYKREMRFGYLDLLVSFGGIASLFLGYSLLTSVELGYYFSLRTYCGAVIESSRKRHIIKIHVVEKYPQKIDINPTYYQYVN; from the exons ATGAAGTATAATTACAAGCCATCGTTAAAGGAACTACGTTTCAGCTTGCGACATCGGTCGAAGGAGTATTTATTGGAGAATACTTTGCATGGTGTTCCATACTTCATAGATTCTACACGACCCAAATGGGAAAG AATAACATGGCTCCTTTTGACTGTTGCATCGATTGTAGCAACCGCTGTTGTAATTGTCGTAATATGGGGGAAATTTCAAACAGAACCAACTATAACTGGCCTAGATATTATGACAGAGTATATTGATATTGAATTTCCCAAAATCTTTCTTTGCTCCAATTGGCCTCAACTGAATTACTCACATTTACACAAA agtgaaatgtTTATGTATGAAGAGTTATATAATTGGACTTGGGAAAAGGATGTCGATTTTGAATCGTTTGAGGCAGAGtataaacataaaaataattttcgtaGTACTTTTGAATTAATGGCACCAGATTGCAATAACTTGATTAGCAGTTGTGCATATAG GCTCTATTTTACTCAAAGTGCTGACTGGAGTCCCAAACCAGATGAAAGGCCTGCTACAATTGTATACTTTTCTATGGACATTGAATTTATTGTTGACGTAACATATACTACTCCTGACATTCAGTATTTAACTCTTCGGCAACGAGAGTGTTATTTCAAACAAGAGGGCGTAACTCTACACAATTGCGAAGTAAAATGTCTTATTGATAAATTACTTGTACACTGTAATTGTTTACCATGGTTTTTATCGTCTACCAATGAGAAAGAATGCCCAATTTCGAAGTATTCTTGTTTAAATCATGTTAGTACGGATACAGACAAATGTAATTGTTGGATCTCTTGTGACCATACATCGTACAGCATTAAAGGGGTGAAAAAGTCAAATACAAATACGACTCGAGTAATACTGAGAAATTGGCCGACTGCTCTCTATAAAAGAGAAATGCGATTCGGTTATTTAGATTTGCTTGTATCATTCGGTGGTATCGCGAGTCTCTTTTTGGGATATTCTCTATTAACATCTGTTGAATTGGGCTATTATTTCAGTCTTAGAACTTATTGTGGAGCTGTAATTGAGTCCTCTCGAAAGAGACACATTATAAAAATTCATGTAGTGGAAAAATATCCGCAAAAAATAGACATTAATCCTACATATTATCAATATGTCAACTAA